Within the Chiloscyllium punctatum isolate Juve2018m chromosome 37, sChiPun1.3, whole genome shotgun sequence genome, the region TACATCAGAATATGCATATCTCCTAATGACGTTTACTTGGGCATATGCTTCCATATTTGCCATCTCCCCTCTTGCAAATTGGGGTCATTATGGACTGGAGCCTTATGGGACTGCTTGTTGCATAGATTGGAATGCACCAACTACAGATTCCAATGCAACGTCCTATATTGTAGCACTTTTTGTGTTTTGCTATGTCTTCCCATGTTGTATAATCATTACGTCATACACTCTCATCCTGTTAACAATAAAAGGATCAAGAAGAGCAGTGCAACAGCATGTATCTTCACAAACAACCTCTAGCAATGTTCACAATCTAATTGTAAAGGTAAGTCTGAAAATACTTTATGGTATTTTGAGTTACTTTATGGTGACAAGAGAACAACTTAGCTAGAAACTCATGACCTGTAGTAATTAAAGTCAATGTTAGATTGAGATGTGATGGGAGGGATTTAGGGCACGAGCTGTGCTCAGTATTGGCTCTTTTTTTTTACATGAAATGAAATGCTTGATGCATTGGGGAGCCTGCCAAAGAGCCTGCATATAATGTCGAAACAAATCATGGAGGAGCAAATTTTCATTGTTGCACAAGCAAAAACCATTCAATGACGTGGTGTTGCCATGTGAGCTTAGCCTGAGTTTATGTTTGCTCTCACCGATATAGAGAAGGAGtaccagatacagtaaactaggttggaggagaggcatgtgaacctctgtctcacctggaaggactgtttgaggccatgggatggaggtgagagggatAGTGTgccggcaggttttgcatctttttcgGTTCCGGGGCAAGGTACTGGGGGGCTTGAGGGGCTTGGTGGGTAGAGTGGCACAGACCAAAGACTGGCAAAGGGAATGATCCTTGCGAaaagcagagagtggtggagagagagcggTGTTCTTGGTGGTGAGGTCTAATTGGAGTTGGTGGAAGTTTTTAAGGATGAAGCATTAGATGTGGAAATTGGTGGGGTAGTAGGTGAAGTcaaggaggtgagggggtggtTTATAACAGTGGAgcagggaatggaggaggtgcagtggagggctgtctggatgagagagaggggaaaagcaCTTTGTTCAAATTGGTGAACATCTGGGATgctgggagtggaatgtctcctcatgcatcccagatgtccacctattttgaacaatgtgctttttcccctctctgtcatcCAGGCCGCCCccactgcacctcctccattccctatTCCACTGCTCGAAACCCCACCGCCTgcaaatgcaataaagacagggTCCACCTTGTCCTTATTTACCAACCCAACAGGCTCTTAAACCAGTACATCATCCTTAAACATTTCTGCCAACTCCaattagaccccaccaccaagaacatgtccctctccccacccacttcTGCTTTctgcaaggaccgttcccttcACCAATCCTTGGTTTGCACCACTCTCTATAACAAcaccaccaccaaccccccccacccctccccccccccccccgcgcaaACCCCTAGGTAACTTTCCCTGCAACCATTAAAGATGCAAAACATGCTAGCACAccacctcctcacctccatccagggcccaaacagtccttcttggtgagacagaggttcacctgcctctcctccaacttAGTTAACTGTATCTGATGCTCCcaatgtggccttctctacatCAATGAGACCAACTGTAAACTCTGGGCAcgttttgctgagcatctcagccaggcccacaggggcccacctgacctcccagtcaccttTTAATTCTTCTTCCTACTCCCTTTCCAAcctgaccatccttggcctccaaGGATGCAAACATTTCATCTTCTGCCCAgacagcctacagcctggaggactcaacattgagttctccaaattgaaataacctcccttcccatccccccaaATCCCTTCctaacccctccccctccttccatttctctgatcgacccttccttccagctaccaaccggattcattcctcccattgaccaaccaggtcgtaccctcaacttatgttcacctatccctacctaACCACCCCGCACGTCCCCAACTCAAAACCATCCTCCATttctccctttatctgcagcttcccgCACACCCACTCCCAATCCTAAAgaaggttacacctgaaacattgaattctccacctcccgatgctatttggcttgctgtgttcttccagccttctgcttgtctaccttggattccagcatcagcagcttttttgtctctaaccttaAATCCTACTGCCCACCGAAGTGGGGTCACCCTAGTCAGCCCCGGCAACCGAACTCACCGGCAATCAATAAAATTCAGCTGGATGTTCCAGACTGTTGTAGGAGGTGAGCAATATGGTGCATGAAATATTATACTGAAGCAGTTGCTTGCTTTTTCTCCCCATCCAAGAAGGCTGCCTTCCTTGCCAGTTCCCCTTAAAAGATCAAAACAAGCTCTTTGATTTGAACAATGTGGTATGGTTTTGAAAATGTTATCAGGACCGGTCTGATTTTGACAACTATCTAtttatcattagattagattcactacaacgtggaaacaggccctttggcccaacaagtccacaccgcccctccgaagagaaactcactcccctaccctatatttacccctgactaacacacctaacactgtgggcaatttagaatggccaattcatctgacctgcacacctttggattgtgggaggaaaccggagcaaacccatgcagacacagggagaatgtgcaaactccacacagacaggcaggaatcaaacccatgatcctggtgctgtgaggcagcagtgctaaccactgagccatcgtgccgctGTGAATTAGTTCTCAATTGCCAAAGTTCTGTGACTATTGTACCAAGTTGGAATAAGATAGTTGCTTACTGAAGATTAGCTTGAAGATGTTAACACCAATCTTAAAGAAATATATTTCATTTTTGTCGCAATCATTATGATTGTGAAATAAAATCTGTGACTATTCACTTTTCATTATTTTACAGTTAAGTGTGGCTGTGTGCATTGGATTCTTAATAGCATGGACCCCGTATGCAATTACAGCAATGTGGGCAACATTTGGGAACAGTGACAAGGTTCCACCACTAGCGTTTGCTCTGTCTGCTATATTTGCAAAATCATCTACGTTACATAACCCAATTGTCCACCTGCTGTTTAAACCAAACTTCCGAAAATGTTTGAACAAAGACATGGCACATTTACTCAATCTGTGCAGCTGGCAGAATCAACCCTGCAACAGAGGATCAGACCTGTCTTTAAAGTCAGCTCGCGACCAGATCAAATTGAATTCTTGCAAGCCTCCAAGTAGATTTGTGGATCTGCAGGATGCCTACAATACATGCAGTAATACATTTGAAAGTTTCAGTAACCATTCAAAATCTCAGAGTCCAGGAGGATCTACATGTAGAGATGGCACTGATATTTCAAGTGATAACAGTACAACGCATAGTCACGTGAAAACCACTACCTTTGTGATGGTGACTACAAACATGACATCTTCAACTGGACATATTGAGGCAGCAATAGATAAACTGCCCATCAAGCTAGGGACTAATATAACACTAATATAAAATAGTGTTACTTTTTTTTGTCACTTTGAACAATGAAAGTGTTGTGCAGATCTACTTAGGTTGACAAAGCAGGTTTTAGTTTGGTAAAGATGTGTCCAAAAATCAAGAAATTACACAACTTATGTCATAAACATTGCTATTTTAGTACTATAATTCTGTGTATTTGTCTTAAGTTTGCAATGTGCTAACATCACAAAATTTCTATCTGAGGATTTGAACAGCCTTAAATAAGTAGGGATTGGAATTAGAATTAGctgtattgtcacatgtactcacatgagtgcAGCGAAATGTTTGCAAGTTGTTGCTTATGgtgtcatcttaggtacaaaggtacctaggtacagattcctGAGTACAAATTTTGAGGAAAAGAAATAGGAAACTAAATAAATAACAAGTCCAGCATTACAGACCTTCAAAAGTATAAATTCATAGTAATAAATTataaaagtaaagaaataaaacaTTATGACCGTGTTAGTGTGGTTGTGTCTTAATATCACGCAGTATAATTGTCTACTTGCATGTAGAAATATGATTAATTTTCTGAATGATGCGTGAAATTATAACTTACAACAATAGATTGGTTGTTAGGGGATAGACGGGCGAAGTAGGGAA harbors:
- the LOC140462773 gene encoding opsin-5-like; the protein is MVLMTGKQEIAMGNTSDETNIILSSISKEEDIIFGVIYSMYGVLSVFGNSVLLFVAYRNKHTLKPAEYFIINLAISDLGMVLTLLPLAIPSSFAHRWLFGHETCIYYAFCGVLFGICSLTNLTVLGVVCCMKVCYPAYGNRFTSEYAYLLMTFTWAYASIFAISPLANWGHYGLEPYGTACCIDWNAPTTDSNATSYIVALFVFCYVFPCCIIITSYTLILLTIKGSRRAVQQHVSSQTTSSNVHNLIVKLSVAVCIGFLIAWTPYAITAMWATFGNSDKVPPLAFALSAIFAKSSTLHNPIVHLLFKPNFRKCLNKDMAHLLNLCSWQNQPCNRGSDLSLKSARDQIKLNSCKPPSRFVDLQDAYNTCSNTFESFSNHSKSQSPGGSTCRDGTDISSDNSTTHSHVKTTTFVMVTTNMTSSTGHIEAAIDKLPIKLGTNITLI